The window TTGATAATAGACTGAGTATTTGTCTGTCATGAATTTCAAATGCTTTATCCGTTAACTCCTGAGTAAGATATAATAAATAGACGGTTAATATTGAATATCGTTTGCTTTCTTGAAAGTCACGGAATGCATAAGGTTCATATCTTGAACCTAAGCGAGATAGCTGTAACAAGCGATTGCGATGTAAATGACTAATTTGTACCGTTTCTAATTCCATTCCTCGTATGTATTCGAGTCGTTCTATTACTTTTAGAAATGTTTCGGGTGAAGGGTGGCCAGGTGGTTCCTTTAACCAACCCAATATTGTTTTATTGGATTCTGATGGATGCTGCGATGTAATAATCTCTTCAAGTTTTTCCTTTTGCTCATTTGTAAGAGATTGATTCACCATATTAAATAGCTTCTTTTCAGCCATCGCTCTTGCCTCCCACACTATTCTTTCAAGTGTAGTGAAAGCAGGCAGTATGATTTTGTTTTTTCTTAGAAAGTCGATACATTCATGTAGAAGATGAACGGCATCACCATTTTCCAAAGCTAATTGATGAAGATACTTAAATGTCATTCGGTATTCTTTTAGGGTAAAAGTTACAAAATCGTATTCACTTCGAATTTCTTTTAAATGATCCCAAAGTGTATTTTCTCTTTGAGGATAAAGACTAAGTGAAGATGGACTGGCACCGATTTGTTTTGTTATATAATGTATGACCGAATCTGGAATGCTTTTGATATGAGTGTACGGCCAACCGGGGTACCGAAGAACAGCTAATTGAACGGCGAACCCTAACCGGTTTTCTTCTCTTCTTCGTTTATTTATAATTTCTAAATCTTGCTTGGAAAAGGTGTAGTAGGTTCCTAGCACCCACTCATCTTCAGGAATTTGCATTAGAGCTAGTCTTTGATCTGGCGTAAGTAATTCTCTTCCCCTTGCAATTTTCATATTGTATCATCCTATTTCTGCAATTATTCAGTTTATTAGTACAATTATATACCAATAGAGTGTACTCTATTGATACAAGTGTAGGAGACTGATAAAATCATAGTTAAGAGCGTCTCATAAGACTTGTCTCAAAAAATGAGGTGATATTTTGCGGAAAATTGGTTATATACGTGTCAGTTCAACTAGCCAGAATCCTTCAAGGCAAGTTCAGCAACTGAACGAAATCAGAATGGATATTATTTTTGAAGAAAAAGTTTCCGGAGCAACAAAAGATCGTAAGCAACTTCAAAAGATGTTAGAGGATATACAAGAAGGCGACATCATTTATGTTACAGACTTAACTCGGATCACTCGAAGTACGCAGGATTTATTTGAATTGATTGATTTAATACGAAGTAAAAAGGCGAGCTTAAAATCACTCAAGGATTCATGGCTAGATTTATCAGAAGATAATCCTTACAGTCAATTCTTAATTACGGTAATGGCTGGTGTTAATCAATTAGAGCGAGATCTTATCCGTATGCGTCAACGTGAAGGGATTGAGCTGGCTAAGAAAGAAGGCAAGTTTAAAGGCCGGTTAAAGAAATATCATAAAAATCACGCAGGAATGAATTATGCAGTAAAACTATATAAAGAAGGCGGTATGACTGTAAATCAAATTTGCGAAATTACTAATGTATCTAGGGCTTCATTATATAGAAAGCTATCGGAAGGAAACAAATAGTTTGTCCTGATTCTATCAAAAGGTGTATTTTTTCACCAACATTTTTAGGCATGAAATGTCGGCAATTATTATCTATTTTGTTTTATAGTAAATATTGAAAGGGATTAAACTTATGGATTGGCTAGAAAGAATGAACAATGCGTTAAACTACATTGAAAATAGTCTGGATGAAGAAATAGACTACAAAAAGATTGCAAAAGCAGCTAATTGTTCTGAGTTTCATTTTTCAAGAATGTTCTCTTCAATCTCTGGTATATCGCTATCAGAATATATTAGACGTAGACGGTTAACACTCGCAGCATTTGAAATTCAAAAAAGTGATATCCGGATCATTGATGTGGCAATTAAATATGGTTATGTTTCTTCTGATACTTTCTCACGTGCTTTTCAAAAAATGCATGGAGTATAGAGGGGTACAGTTAAAAGCCTTTCCCAGAATTTCCTTTCAAATTTCTATTAAAGGAGATACCGAAATGGAGTACAGAATTGAAAACCTTGATTTTGAATTAAGAATTGTTGGAAAAAGTAAGCCAGTAAAAACAAGCAGAGCATTTAAAACAATCCCTACGCTTTGGAACACTGCGAAAAAAGATGGATTTATGCAAGAACTAGTAGATATGTCATGGGAAAATCCAAAATGCACGCTTGAAAGCCTTCTGGGGGTTTGCGGAAAAGAAGCCGCCATAACAGATGAACAATTTTCCTATTTTATGGGCGTAAGATACGATGGGGAATCCCCAGAAAATATGGAGACGCTTATTATTCCCGCAAGTACATGGGCAGTTTTTCCGAACATAGTGGATGCATGGAAACGTTTATATTCCGAGTGGGTCCCTACCTCCGAGTATGAACTTGCAAATTTACCGTGTATAGAATGTTATTACGGTCCGAAGCATAAACCAAGACACGAACTCTGGGTCCCTGTTATCCCGAAGTAAATTACATATTCAGTAATAGAATGCTG of the Solibacillus isronensis genome contains:
- a CDS encoding recombinase family protein translates to MRKIGYIRVSSTSQNPSRQVQQLNEIRMDIIFEEKVSGATKDRKQLQKMLEDIQEGDIIYVTDLTRITRSTQDLFELIDLIRSKKASLKSLKDSWLDLSEDNPYSQFLITVMAGVNQLERDLIRMRQREGIELAKKEGKFKGRLKKYHKNHAGMNYAVKLYKEGGMTVNQICEITNVSRASLYRKLSEGNK